In Eleutherodactylus coqui strain aEleCoq1 chromosome 4, aEleCoq1.hap1, whole genome shotgun sequence, the following are encoded in one genomic region:
- the LOC136626387 gene encoding uncharacterized protein, translating into MPACVVEGCSPASRRDDLGVILHVFPKEKDQIRNWLMATGQKFSNLEDFVNKILGSKASDPYRMCSKHFAPNCYRYNPKNGKRRLTLNAVPTIFTAVELPPVKRKRGGAITALQIPLQPGDCCPTCSQVIPITSEPSDAVTKVDKATTFDRTHGTRNKSVQASVRTFSIKTQCARLRLRGTHPLPGAVPLSTDYVVARHWTQKKTTTDNPTVESESESTDSSIKSELTDTPTVQMKSEPTDTPTVQMRSEPTDTPTVQMRSEPTDTATVQMRSEPTNTPTVQMKSEPTDTPTVQMKSEPTDTPTVQMKSEPTDTPTVQMRSEPTDTPTVQMRSEPTDTPTVQMKSEPTDTPTVQMRSEPTDTPTVQMRSEPTDTPTVQMRSEPTDTSIKSEPTDTPTVQMRSEPTDTPTVQMRSEPTDTPTVQMRSEPIHTSIKSEPTDTPNVQVESKPTDNLTIHINSELADTPIKS; encoded by the coding sequence ATGCCGGCATGCGTGGTTGAGGGCTGCTCCCCAGCCAGTCGCAGAGATGATCTGGGGGTCATTCTACACGTTTTCCCAAAAGAGAAAGACCAGATCCGAAACTGGTTGATGGCAACCGGTCAAAAGTTCAGCAATCTGGAGGATTTTGTCAACAAGATACTTGGCTCGAAGGCAAGTGATCCCTATCGGATGTGTTCAAAGCACTTTGCACCAAACTGCTATAGATACAACCCTAAAAACGGGAAAAGAAGACTGACGTTAAATGCCGTGCCAACGATATTTACGGCTGTAGAATTACCACCGGTTAAAAGAAAGCGTGGTGGAGCTATAACCGCGCTTCAGATCCCTTTACAGCCCGGTGACTGCTGTCCGACCTGCTCACAAGTCATTCCGATAACATCAGAACCATCGGATGCCGTCACCAAAGTAGATAAAGCCACGACGTTCGACCGAACTCACGGAACAAGAAATAAATCTGTTCAGGCTTCAGTGCGCACATTTAGCATCAAGACACAGTGTGCAAGACTAAGGCTGCGTGGAACTCATCCACTGCCCGGTGCCGTGCCGCTCTCAACGGACTATGTCGTTGCCAGACACTGGACACAAAAAAAAACGACCACAGATAATCCCACTGTTGAGAGTGAATCGGAATCTACAGATTCTTCCATAAAGTCAGAACTCACAGATACTCCCACTGTCCAGATGAAGTCAGAACCCACAGATACTCCCACTGTCCAGATGAGGTCAGAACCCACAGATACCCCCACTGTCCAGATGAGGTCAGAACCCACAGATACTGCCACTGTCCAGATGAGGTCAGAACCCACAAATACTCCCACTGTCCAGATGAAGTCAGAGCCCACAGATACTCCCACTGTCCAGATGAAGTCAGAACCCACAGATACTCCCACTGTCCAGATGAAGTCAGAACCCACAGATACTCCCACTGTCCAGATGAGGTCAGAACCCACAGATACTCCCACTGTCCAGATGAGGTCAGAACCCACAGATACTCCCACTGTCCAGATGAAGTCAGAACCCACAGATACTCCCACTGTCCAGATGAGGTCAGAACCCACAGATACTCCCACTGTCCAGATGAGGTCAGAACCCACAGATACTCCCACTGTCCAGATGAGGTCAGAACCCACAGATACTTCCATTAAGTCGGAACCCACAGATACTCCCACTGTCCAGATGAGGTCAGAACCCACAGATACTCCCACTGTCCAGATGAGGTCAGAACCCACAGATACTCCCACTGTCCAGATGAGGTCAGAACCCATACATACTTCCATTAAGTCGGAACCCACAGATACTCCCAATGTCCAGGTAGAATCAAAACCCACAGATAATCTCACCATCCACATAAATTCAGAACTCGCAGATACTCCCATAAAGTCGTAA